A section of the Chryseobacterium scophthalmum genome encodes:
- a CDS encoding GLPGLI family protein produces MKRIIIGIFSFLSVTLLAQNQRFSYEYKFITDSTKTNEVTTEIMYLDVAKKGSKFYSQKKSIADSIHQDRITKQTRDFTGIDYGSVPFVVEKSYPDFKIDFFNNLDMNKYKVSDNRAMNWKILPEKEKIGEFNAQKASLYFAGRIWTAWFVSDIPIQDGPYKFHGLPGLIIKIEDKTKSHSFVLKEIKKSNFNQELVSDNEKKSFGNTVVIDQEKYKKQVIDSRNNPTKGMRQMLSGNTKVMMIDENGKPLDVEKMLREQERDAKANNARNNNFLELDLLK; encoded by the coding sequence ATGAAGAGAATTATTATTGGAATTTTTTCCTTTTTAAGTGTAACGCTTTTAGCTCAGAATCAACGTTTTTCTTACGAATATAAATTCATTACAGATTCTACTAAAACGAATGAAGTTACAACTGAAATCATGTATCTCGATGTAGCCAAAAAAGGTTCGAAATTCTATAGCCAAAAGAAAAGTATAGCTGATTCAATACATCAGGATAGAATAACGAAGCAGACAAGAGATTTTACGGGTATTGATTATGGCTCAGTTCCATTTGTTGTCGAAAAATCTTATCCTGATTTTAAAATAGATTTCTTTAACAATCTCGATATGAATAAATATAAAGTTTCTGATAACAGAGCAATGAATTGGAAAATTTTACCTGAAAAAGAGAAAATTGGCGAGTTTAATGCTCAAAAAGCATCTCTTTATTTTGCGGGCAGAATTTGGACAGCATGGTTTGTCTCTGATATTCCTATTCAGGACGGACCCTATAAATTTCATGGTTTGCCGGGCTTGATTATTAAAATTGAAGATAAAACAAAATCACATTCTTTTGTTTTAAAAGAAATCAAAAAAAGTAATTTTAATCAGGAATTGGTAAGTGATAATGAGAAAAAATCTTTTGGAAATACTGTTGTAATTGACCAAGAAAAATACAAAAAGCAAGTCATTGATTCTAGAAATAACCCTACAAAAGGAATGCGACAAATGTTATCCGGAAACACAAAAGTAATGATGATCGATGAAAACGGAAAACCGCTAGATGTTGAAAAAATGCTACGAGAACAAGAGAGGGATGCCAAAGCAAATAATGCGAGAAATAATAATTTTTTAGAATTAGATTTGTTAAAGTGA
- a CDS encoding pyruvate dehydrogenase complex dihydrolipoamide acetyltransferase — protein sequence MAEVITMPRLSDTMTEGKVAKWHKKVGDKVKEGDILAEIETDKAVQDFESEVEGTLLYVGVEEGSAAAVDLVLAIIGNEGEDISGLTGGAAAPSVASEDKKEEPKTGSNTTATEETSAEVPAGVEVITMPRLSDTMTEGKVAKWHKNVGDTVKEGDLLAEIETDKAVQDFESEFNGILLKQGVEEGGAAPVDTVLAIIGPEGTDVSAVGAPKAAARSTDQPAEQRSETKTEEKSVASTANSSSDRVAISPLAKKMAQEKGVDINSVQGSGENGRIVKKDIENYQPSAKPAASAPAASPAAQVALSFVQGEDTETPNSQVRNIIAKRLSESKFSAPHYYLMVEINMDKAIEARKEINSLPDTKISFNDMVIKATAVALRKHPQVNSSWAGDKVIHRGNINVGVAVAISDGLVVPVLKNTDQMNYTQISAAVKDMAGRAKSKGLKANEMEGSTFSISNLGMFGIETFTSIINQPNAAILSVGAIIEKPIVKNGQIVVGNIMKLSLACDHRVVDGATGAQFLQTLKTYLESPLTLLL from the coding sequence ATGGCAGAAGTGATTACAATGCCACGTCTTTCCGATACAATGACGGAAGGAAAAGTGGCTAAATGGCATAAAAAAGTAGGAGATAAGGTAAAAGAAGGAGATATTTTAGCCGAAATCGAAACTGATAAAGCAGTACAGGATTTTGAATCTGAAGTTGAAGGAACTCTTCTTTATGTAGGTGTTGAAGAAGGTTCAGCTGCTGCAGTAGATTTAGTTTTGGCAATTATCGGAAATGAAGGAGAAGATATTTCAGGATTAACAGGTGGAGCTGCTGCTCCCAGTGTTGCTTCTGAAGACAAAAAAGAAGAACCAAAAACAGGATCGAATACTACTGCAACTGAAGAAACTTCTGCGGAAGTTCCGGCTGGAGTAGAAGTGATCACAATGCCAAGACTTTCTGATACAATGACGGAAGGTAAAGTGGCTAAATGGCATAAAAACGTTGGAGACACAGTAAAAGAAGGTGATCTTCTTGCTGAGATTGAAACCGATAAAGCTGTTCAGGATTTCGAATCAGAATTCAATGGAATTCTTTTAAAGCAAGGTGTTGAAGAAGGTGGAGCTGCTCCGGTTGATACTGTTTTGGCTATCATCGGACCAGAAGGAACTGATGTTTCTGCGGTTGGAGCTCCAAAAGCTGCTGCAAGATCTACGGATCAACCAGCTGAACAAAGATCTGAAACGAAAACAGAAGAGAAATCGGTTGCATCAACTGCAAATTCTTCTTCAGACAGAGTAGCAATTTCTCCTTTAGCTAAAAAAATGGCTCAGGAAAAAGGTGTTGATATTAATAGTGTTCAAGGTTCAGGAGAAAACGGAAGAATCGTTAAAAAAGATATTGAAAATTATCAGCCATCTGCAAAACCTGCTGCTTCAGCTCCGGCTGCAAGTCCAGCTGCACAAGTTGCATTAAGTTTTGTACAAGGTGAAGATACGGAGACTCCAAACTCTCAGGTTAGAAATATCATTGCAAAACGTCTTTCTGAAAGTAAATTCTCTGCTCCTCATTATTATCTGATGGTTGAAATCAACATGGATAAAGCGATTGAGGCTAGAAAAGAAATCAATTCTTTACCGGATACTAAAATTTCTTTCAACGATATGGTCATTAAGGCGACTGCAGTTGCTTTAAGAAAACATCCACAGGTAAATTCTAGTTGGGCAGGAGATAAGGTAATTCATAGAGGAAATATCAACGTTGGTGTTGCTGTTGCAATTTCTGACGGATTGGTAGTACCTGTTTTGAAGAATACTGACCAAATGAATTATACTCAGATTTCTGCTGCTGTAAAAGATATGGCTGGAAGAGCAAAATCTAAAGGTCTTAAAGCTAACGAAATGGAAGGTTCTACATTCTCTATCTCAAACTTGGGAATGTTCGGAATTGAAACTTTCACAAGCATCATCAATCAACCTAACGCAGCAATTCTTTCTGTAGGTGCAATTATTGAAAAACCAATCGTTAAGAATGGTCAAATTGTAGTTGGAAACATCATGAAGCTTTCATTAGCTTGTGATCACAGGGTTGTAGATGGAGCGACAGGAGCTCAGTTCTTACAAACTTTAAAAACGTATTTAGAAAGTCCTTTAACTTTGTTACTGTAA
- a CDS encoding SemiSWEET transporter → MNVEILGLIAGALTAIASMPQLIKVIKTKNVEDISWLMLVILISGLSLWVWYGIEQDELPIILSNAFAVLVNLTLLICYFIFKDKN, encoded by the coding sequence ATGAATGTAGAAATTTTAGGATTAATTGCCGGTGCTCTAACCGCTATCGCATCAATGCCACAACTCATCAAAGTAATCAAAACAAAAAATGTAGAAGATATTTCCTGGCTAATGCTTGTGATTCTGATCTCAGGGCTCTCACTCTGGGTTTGGTATGGTATCGAGCAGGATGAATTGCCTATTATTTTATCTAATGCTTTTGCCGTTTTGGTAAACCTGACCTTATTAATCTGTTATTTTATTTTTAAAGATAAAAATTGA
- a CDS encoding GLPGLI family protein, with translation MKKIFVGVMAILSIATNAQNQRFSYEYKFVRDSAEKDKSETEIMLLNVFSKGSQFYSKDVFESDSILNAEFKKQSGGLDHHIDLTRFKSKGKVRYQVEKNYPDYSVNFFTNLGSIEYMIQESRKQNWKILPEKEKIGEFNTQKATCDYVGRTWTAWFTTDIPIQDGPHKFHGLPGLIVKLEDKTKSHIFELKGVRKFDDKEEWKSFKDKERYEPLIILNDKKYKKTYLDNRADPNKGLRNLLAEGGKFEMKDASGKIMDSNQIMKDREKKQKEANKRNNNVLELDLLK, from the coding sequence ATGAAGAAAATTTTTGTTGGTGTGATGGCAATTTTAAGTATTGCTACTAATGCGCAAAACCAACGTTTTTCTTACGAATACAAATTTGTAAGAGATTCTGCAGAAAAAGATAAAAGTGAAACCGAAATTATGCTTTTGAATGTTTTTTCAAAAGGTTCACAGTTTTACAGTAAAGATGTTTTTGAATCTGATTCAATTTTAAATGCAGAATTTAAAAAACAATCCGGAGGTTTGGATCACCATATCGATTTAACAAGATTTAAAAGTAAAGGCAAAGTTAGATATCAAGTAGAAAAAAACTATCCAGATTATTCTGTTAATTTTTTTACTAATTTAGGATCTATTGAATATATGATTCAAGAATCCAGAAAGCAAAATTGGAAAATCTTACCTGAAAAAGAGAAAATAGGGGAATTTAATACTCAAAAAGCAACATGTGATTATGTGGGTAGAACTTGGACGGCATGGTTTACAACAGACATTCCCATTCAGGATGGTCCGCACAAATTTCATGGTTTGCCGGGTTTAATTGTAAAACTTGAGGACAAAACAAAATCTCACATTTTTGAATTAAAAGGTGTAAGAAAATTTGATGATAAAGAAGAATGGAAAAGCTTTAAAGACAAAGAAAGATATGAGCCTTTAATTATTTTAAATGACAAGAAATATAAAAAAACATATTTAGATAATAGAGCTGATCCAAATAAAGGTTTAAGAAATCTTTTGGCCGAAGGTGGAAAATTTGAAATGAAAGATGCATCGGGAAAAATTATGGATTCCAATCAAATAATGAAGGACCGAGAAAAGAAACAAAAAGAAGCAAACAAAAGGAATAATAATGTTTTAGAACTTGATTTATTAAAATAA
- a CDS encoding SDR family oxidoreductase produces the protein MNRLQLNGKTALITGADSGIGKSTALLFAEEGANIAIIFHSDIEDAEKTKREIEYLGRQCMIFKGDVNDSGFCQKTTEEVIDKWGSIDILVNNAGIQFPSDDITKLKEEDIRTTFNSNIIGMILLTKAVFPYLKEGSSIINTTSAVAYQGHEELLDYAATKGAIVSFTRSLALQAKPKGIRVNAVAPGPVATPLTEETFNEKEEDENKPPLQRNASTEEIAPSYLFLATSASAQMTGQVLHPNGGIIVNG, from the coding sequence ATGAATAGATTACAACTTAATGGTAAAACAGCTTTAATTACCGGAGCCGACAGCGGAATAGGAAAATCAACAGCTTTACTTTTTGCAGAAGAAGGCGCCAATATTGCGATTATTTTTCATTCGGATATTGAAGATGCCGAAAAAACAAAGAGAGAGATTGAATATTTGGGACGCCAATGCATGATTTTTAAAGGAGATGTAAATGACAGCGGTTTCTGTCAAAAAACAACAGAAGAAGTGATTGACAAATGGGGAAGTATTGATATTTTGGTTAATAACGCAGGAATTCAGTTTCCAAGTGATGATATTACCAAGCTAAAAGAAGAAGATATTCGTACTACTTTTAATTCAAACATCATCGGAATGATTCTTCTTACAAAAGCGGTTTTTCCTTATTTAAAAGAAGGAAGTTCTATCATCAATACAACTTCTGCAGTAGCTTACCAAGGTCATGAAGAATTACTGGATTATGCCGCAACTAAAGGAGCGATTGTTTCTTTTACACGATCTTTGGCTTTACAGGCAAAACCGAAAGGAATAAGAGTAAATGCAGTCGCTCCGGGACCGGTTGCAACCCCACTTACAGAAGAAACTTTTAACGAAAAAGAGGAAGATGAGAACAAACCACCTTTGCAGAGAAATGCAAGTACTGAAGAAATTGCACCGTCTTATCTTTTTTTAGCAACTTCTGCTTCGGCACAAATGACAGGACAGGTTTTGCATCCCAATGGTGGAATTATTGTTAACGGATAA
- a CDS encoding lmo0937 family membrane protein — MKSLLWLVAVICIIVWLLGMLNIIPGISTNYLIHILLVIAVIVVLYNIISGRKPLD; from the coding sequence ATGAAAAGCTTATTATGGTTAGTAGCCGTCATCTGTATTATTGTTTGGCTGTTAGGAATGCTAAATATTATTCCGGGAATCAGTACCAATTATTTAATTCATATCTTATTGGTAATTGCAGTAATTGTTGTTCTGTACAATATTATTTCCGGTAGAAAGCCTTTAGATTAA
- the pdhA gene encoding pyruvate dehydrogenase (acetyl-transferring) E1 component subunit alpha, whose translation MKEFSKEIYLKWYEDMTMWRRFEDKCRSLYLKQKIRGFLHLYNGQEAIPAGFTHAMDLTKDSMITAYRCHIHPMAMGVDPKRIMAELCGKATGTSGGMGGSMHIFSKEHRFYGGHGIVGGQIPLGAGIAFADKFFDRKAVNICFFGDGAARQGSLHETFNMAMNWKLPVVFVVENNQYAMGTSVKRTANHEDIYKLGLGYEMPCLAVDAMDPEKVAEAAYEAIERARRGDGPTFIEARTYRFRGHSMSDAEPYRSKEEVAIHKKDDPIELIKERILANNWATEEELETLDNKSRDFVEECIEFMENSPYPDAEKVYEYVYAQENYPFLDKLEN comes from the coding sequence ATGAAAGAATTTTCTAAAGAGATATACCTGAAGTGGTATGAAGATATGACAATGTGGAGAAGGTTTGAAGACAAATGCCGTTCTCTTTATCTAAAACAAAAAATCAGAGGTTTTTTACATTTGTACAACGGTCAGGAAGCTATTCCGGCTGGTTTTACGCATGCAATGGATTTAACTAAAGATAGTATGATCACTGCTTACAGATGTCACATTCATCCAATGGCAATGGGAGTAGATCCTAAAAGAATCATGGCAGAACTTTGTGGTAAAGCTACAGGTACTTCCGGAGGTATGGGTGGATCTATGCACATTTTCAGTAAAGAGCACAGATTTTACGGAGGTCACGGTATTGTAGGAGGTCAGATTCCTTTGGGAGCGGGTATTGCTTTTGCAGATAAATTTTTCGACAGAAAAGCTGTAAACATCTGTTTCTTTGGAGATGGTGCTGCAAGACAAGGATCTCTTCACGAAACTTTCAACATGGCAATGAACTGGAAACTTCCTGTAGTATTTGTTGTTGAAAACAATCAATACGCAATGGGAACTTCTGTAAAAAGAACAGCTAACCACGAAGATATCTATAAATTAGGTTTAGGATACGAAATGCCGTGTCTTGCTGTAGATGCAATGGATCCTGAGAAAGTGGCTGAAGCTGCTTACGAAGCGATTGAAAGAGCAAGAAGAGGTGATGGACCTACTTTTATCGAAGCTAGAACTTACCGTTTCAGAGGACACTCAATGTCTGATGCAGAACCATACAGATCTAAAGAAGAAGTTGCTATTCATAAGAAAGATGATCCTATTGAATTGATCAAAGAAAGAATCTTAGCAAATAATTGGGCAACTGAAGAAGAATTGGAAACTTTGGATAACAAATCAAGAGATTTTGTAGAAGAATGTATTGAGTTTATGGAAAACTCTCCGTATCCTGATGCAGAAAAAGTTTACGAGTATGTTTATGCTCAAGAAAACTATCCGTTCTTAGATAAATTAGAAAACTAA
- a CDS encoding helix-turn-helix domain-containing protein, which produces MYSQDYYSKLREKYYAYEENDPKALVYVNQYIKKAKSEKNYSELFQAYKDAILYSENQKMIYADSALVAAKNSGNNDLIGDGYLSKGAIYYFNQRKFQYALEEYLKAYEYLKDSKNEFLKYQNIYHIGVVKSYLGYYDEALKIFNECIDFFETKIDGDIRKNIIFNNTKGYLNSLHQAIICYQMLGKDEQANKLLNMAETKIPKTKDFYLEKSYFTKSLGVSEFKNKNYKKAIIYFDQALPELIKVNDFTWASYIYFYKGKSYELLGDLNLEVENYRKVDSIFNKNKFILPELRSNYEELIEYYRKDNNHKEELYYTNQLLKVDSVIATDFKHLSSRVYKEYDTKMLLETKENLEKTNSYSKLLIFICLAIIVALGIVMYYRIRKQRNIQKNYDDLLIRLEENIHAEETIALVKPEVVDSGDKNIKFDNSIVEKLLNDIHTFENKQGYLEQGITLKKLAEQFKTNTSYLSQVINEYKGSNFNTYINVLRINFATQKIYHDKEWRKYSIEHIASAAGFSNRQSFSNIFLEQNGIRPADFIKKRIKELEDQNQS; this is translated from the coding sequence ATGTATTCGCAGGATTATTACTCAAAGCTTAGAGAAAAGTACTATGCTTACGAAGAAAATGATCCTAAAGCACTTGTATATGTAAATCAATATATTAAAAAAGCAAAGTCTGAAAAAAATTATTCTGAACTTTTTCAGGCTTATAAAGATGCAATTTTATATTCTGAAAACCAAAAAATGATTTACGCAGATAGTGCTTTGGTTGCTGCAAAGAATTCTGGAAATAATGATTTAATTGGAGATGGTTATCTTAGTAAAGGAGCAATTTACTATTTTAATCAACGTAAATTTCAATATGCTTTGGAAGAATATTTAAAAGCATATGAATATCTAAAAGATTCAAAAAATGAATTTTTAAAATATCAGAATATTTATCATATTGGTGTAGTAAAAAGCTATCTTGGGTATTATGATGAAGCTCTTAAGATATTTAATGAATGTATTGACTTTTTTGAAACAAAAATTGATGGAGATATTAGAAAAAATATTATTTTCAATAATACAAAAGGATATCTAAATTCTCTCCATCAGGCAATTATTTGCTATCAAATGTTAGGTAAAGATGAGCAGGCTAATAAACTGCTGAATATGGCGGAAACCAAAATCCCCAAAACTAAAGATTTTTATTTAGAAAAAAGTTATTTCACAAAAAGCTTGGGGGTTTCTGAATTCAAAAACAAAAATTACAAAAAAGCAATTATTTATTTTGATCAGGCTCTTCCAGAACTTATAAAAGTTAATGATTTTACTTGGGCTTCATATATTTATTTCTATAAAGGGAAAAGTTACGAGCTTTTAGGTGATTTAAACCTTGAAGTAGAAAACTATAGAAAAGTAGATTCCATTTTTAATAAAAATAAATTTATTCTTCCTGAATTGAGAAGCAATTATGAAGAGTTGATTGAATATTATCGAAAAGATAATAATCATAAAGAAGAATTGTACTACACGAATCAACTTCTTAAAGTAGATAGTGTAATCGCTACAGATTTTAAACATCTTTCTAGCCGGGTGTATAAAGAGTATGATACAAAGATGCTCCTGGAAACTAAAGAGAATTTAGAGAAAACAAATTCGTACAGTAAATTACTTATATTTATTTGCTTGGCAATTATCGTTGCATTAGGAATCGTAATGTATTACAGAATCAGAAAACAAAGAAATATTCAGAAAAATTATGACGATTTATTAATAAGGCTTGAAGAGAACATTCATGCGGAAGAAACGATCGCTCTAGTAAAACCTGAAGTTGTTGACTCGGGAGATAAAAATATTAAGTTTGATAATAGTATTGTAGAAAAGCTCTTAAATGACATTCATACATTTGAAAATAAGCAAGGATATTTAGAGCAGGGGATAACCCTTAAGAAACTTGCAGAACAGTTTAAAACAAATACCTCTTATCTTTCACAGGTGATCAACGAATATAAAGGTAGTAACTTTAATACTTACATTAATGTTTTGAGAATCAATTTTGCAACACAGAAAATTTATCATGATAAAGAATGGAGAAAATATTCTATTGAGCACATTGCTTCTGCTGCAGGTTTTAGCAACAGACAAAGTTTCTCAAATATTTTCCTAGAGCAAAATGGGATAAGACCTGCTGATTTTATTAAAAAAAGAATTAAGGAATTAGAAGATCAAAACCAGTCTTAG
- a CDS encoding FAD:protein FMN transferase, whose translation MKNLKNFSYLFLILSSSSMFAQIERSRLVTLMGSKFEITLVDKDSLSTEKNIDKSIDEIRRIENLISEWKPETQISEVNRNAGIKPVKVDPEVFALTEKGIYFSKLTDGAFDISIVAMDKIWKFDDSMNELPSEESIKNSVKNVGYQNIILDKTNSTIFLKNKGMKIGFGSIGKGYAADKTRELMKSFGVKAGIINASGDISTWGNQLDGKPWAIGINNPFKDDKIAAVLFLNENAVTTSGSYEKYAEIHGKRYSHIMNPKTGYPSTGLTSVTVVGPNATMANGFSTSIMVLGKKEGLKLIKKFPEYQYLLITDSGKIIKNLNN comes from the coding sequence ATGAAAAACCTGAAAAATTTCTCTTATTTATTTTTAATACTGTCGTCATCATCAATGTTTGCGCAGATTGAAAGAAGCAGATTGGTTACTTTAATGGGAAGTAAATTTGAAATTACTTTGGTAGATAAAGATTCTCTTTCGACAGAAAAAAACATTGATAAATCTATAGATGAAATCCGGAGAATTGAAAATTTAATTTCAGAATGGAAACCGGAAACTCAAATTTCGGAAGTTAACAGAAATGCAGGAATAAAGCCTGTGAAAGTTGATCCCGAAGTTTTTGCCTTAACCGAAAAAGGAATTTATTTTTCTAAATTAACTGACGGAGCTTTCGACATCAGCATCGTTGCAATGGATAAAATCTGGAAGTTTGATGATTCTATGAACGAATTACCTTCTGAAGAATCTATCAAAAATTCTGTGAAAAACGTAGGTTATCAAAATATTATTTTAGATAAGACCAATTCTACTATTTTTTTGAAAAACAAAGGAATGAAGATTGGTTTCGGATCGATAGGAAAAGGTTATGCTGCTGATAAAACCAGAGAATTGATGAAAAGTTTTGGAGTAAAAGCAGGAATCATCAATGCTTCAGGTGACATTTCAACTTGGGGAAATCAACTCGATGGAAAACCTTGGGCAATTGGAATTAATAATCCTTTTAAAGATGATAAAATTGCTGCAGTTCTTTTTTTAAATGAAAATGCCGTTACCACTTCGGGAAGTTATGAGAAATATGCAGAAATTCACGGCAAAAGATATTCTCACATTATGAATCCCAAAACAGGCTATCCTTCAACCGGGTTAACGAGCGTTACTGTTGTAGGCCCCAATGCAACAATGGCAAATGGTTTCAGTACATCAATAATGGTTTTAGGTAAAAAGGAAGGTTTAAAACTAATCAAAAAATTCCCTGAATATCAATATTTGTTGATTACTGATTCAGGGAAAATCATTAAAAATTTGAATAATTAA